In the genome of Bradyrhizobium sp. CB3481, the window AAGCGTAATGGTTGGCTCCCTGTGACTGAAACCGTGACTATTCCGATCCCGCGCGGCGGCCTGGCGCGGATGTCGCGCCGGGTGATGAACTTAGGCCATCTCGCGACCCAGAATGCCCGCCGCCATGGCGATCGCGTCGGCTTCATCTGGGGCGACAAGTCCTGGACCTGGCGCCAGATCGATGCCGCCGTGTCGGCGCTGGCGGCTGGCCTTGCCGCGCGTGGGGTAGTCAAGGGCGACCGCATCCTGGTTCATTCCAAGAACTGCGACGAGATGTTCTGGTCGATGTTCGCGGCCTTCCGGCTCGGCGCGGTGTGGGTACCGACCAATTTCCGCCTGATGCCGGACGAGGTCGCCTATCTCGCCAGCGCCTCCGGCGCCAAGGCGTTTCTGTGCCATGGCGATTTTCCCGAGCATGCCGCGGCGGCGGCCAATCCGGCGCTCGAATTCATCTGGCGGATCGGCGAGGGCTCGCTCGGCGAGCGGGCGGTAAGCGATGTCATCGCGGCGCAGGCCGGCGTCAGGGTCGAGAACGCCGCGGTCGACTACGACGATCCGTGCTGGTTCTTCTTTACCTCGGGCACCACCGGGCGCTCCAAGGCGGCGGTGCTGACCCACGGCCAGATGGCCTTTGTCGTGACCAACCATCTTGCCGACCTGATGCCGGGCACGACGGAGATCGATGCCTCGCTGGTGGTCGCGCCGCTGTCGCATGGCGCTGGCGTACATCAGCTCGTGCAGGCGGCGCGCGGTGTGCCGACCATCCTGCTGCCGACGGAAAAGTTCGACATCGCCGAAGCGTTCCGGCTGATCGAGACGCATCGCGTCAGCAACCTGTTCACGGTCCCGACCATCTTGAAGATGATGGTCGAGCATCCGGCGGTCGACAAATACGACCATTCCTCGCTGCGCTTCGTGATTTATGCCGGCGCGCCGATGTACCGCGAGGATCAGAAGGCGGCGCTGAACAAGCTCGGCAAGGTGCTGGTGCAGTATTTCGGGCTCGGCGAGGTTACCGGCAATATCACGGTTATGCCGGCGATCCTGCACGATACCGAGGACGGCCCGCAGGTGCGCATCGGCACCTGTGGCTTCGAGCGCACGGGAATGCAGGTGTCGATCCAGGGCGACGACGGGCGCGAGCTCAAACCGTTCGAGACCGGCGAGATCTGCGTGATCGGGCCGGCCGTGTTCGCCGGCTATTTCGACAATCCCGAGGCGAACGCGAAGGCATTTCGCGACGGCTGGTTCCGTACCGGTGATCTCGGCCATATGGACGAGGAGGGCTTTGTCTACATCACCGGCCGTGCCTCTGACATGTACATCTCCGGCGGCTCCAACATCTATCCGCGCGAGGTCGAGGAGAAGATTCTCACCCATCCCGCGATCGGCGAGGTCGCCGTGCTCGGCGTGCCCGACCCGTTCTGGGGCGAGGTCGGCGTTGCCGTCTGCGTCGCGCGCGAGGGCGCTGCCGCCGTGAGCGAAGCGGAGCTCGCCGCGTTCCTGGCGCCGAAGGTGCCGCGCTACAAGATGCCGAAGCGCTTCTTCTTCTGGGAGGCGCTGCCGAAGTCCGGCTATGGCAAGATTCCGAAGCGGCTGGTCCGCGATGAACTGGAAGCGCGAGGGCAGCTTGATCTCATTGCCAAGTCGGGTGGCTGAGCCGATGCGCAGCATCGCGCAGCCGGGCACGCCCGTGCCCGAACGCATTCAATGGGTCGAGGCGCGCGGACGCGCATTCTCGTTCACGCTGCAGGCCGGCCTGCCGCTGCTCGAAGCCGCGCGCCGCGGCTTTGCCGACGCCGGATTTTCCGGCGGCGTTTTGAGCATGCGGGGAGGCGCGCTCGGGCCGTTCGCCTATGTGATGCCGGCGCTGTCGAAGACCGGCGCGAATGCGGCATTCTACAGCGATACCTTCCGGCCCTCCGGCATCACGCAGCTGAGGTGTGGCGCGATGACGCTCGGCGAGCGCGACGGCGCGCCGTTCTTCCATTGCCATGGGCTGTGGACCGAGACCGACGGCCATCTGCATGGCGGCCACATTCTGCCCGAGGAAAGCATCGTCGCCGAATCGTTCGCGGTGGAGGCGTTCGGCATCGATGGCGCGATGTTTACTGCAGAGCCTGACAGCGAAACCAATTTCAAGCTGTTCGGCCCTGTTGCGCGCGCCGCGACAGGTGCGAAGGCCGACAGCCGCGCTTTTGCGCTGCGGCTGCGGCCGAATCAGGATTTCGCCGCGGCGCTGGAGACGTTCTGCCGCCAGCATGGAATCCTGCGCGCGCGCATTCACGGCGGCGTCGGCTCCACGATCGGCGCGCATTTCATCGATGGCAGGAGCGTAGTGCCGTTTGCGACCGAGCTTGCGATCAAGGCCGGAAGCGTCGCGGCCGGCGCCGACGGCACGCTGCAGGCGGAGCTCGACATCGCACTGGTCGACTATCTCGGCGGCATCGCCGAAGGGCGGCTGATGCGCGGCGACAATCCGGTGCTGATGACGATGGAGCTGGTGCTGGAGGTGCTGTGACTGCGCACCTCATCACGGATTGTCGTGCCCCGCGAAGGCGCGGCACCCAGTACGCCGCGGCCCATCGATTTGATCACAGGCGTCTCTGGAATACTGGGTCACCCGCCCCAGTGCGCAATTGCGCACAAGGCGGGTGACGACAGTTCGAGTGGGGCGAGCCCTACGGTTCTCACCTGAAGTGATAGTTCACGCCAACCTTGATGGTGTGAAAGTCGATGGTACCGGAGTCTACCAACGGAGGGCCGCCGAAATTGTAGGCCTCGCTGCCGAGGCTGGTGAACATGTATTCGCCCTTGGCCGACCAGTTCGGCGCGAACATGTACTCGAGGCCGCCGCCGATGGTGTAGCCGGTATGAGTCTGGCTGTCCGAGAACGTCACGATGCCGTCCGAGATGGACCACTTCCTGTTGGCCCACGCATAACCGCCCTTGGCGTAGATCAGGGCGGCATCCATGGCGAAGCCGGCGCGGCCGGTCACGCTGCCGAATGAGTTGATCTTGGTTTCCTGCGTGACCAGGAAGCCGCCGGCGTCCTCGGTGAATCTGTCCTTGATGCTGGCGCCTGCGGCGTCGACTTCGACACCGAACACGAACTGGCTGCCCGGAAGCTGCCAGTTGTAGCCGACTGTGCCGCCGCCAAAGCCGCCGCTGCCAGCGTCGGTCTCCCAGCCATAGCCGCCCATCGCGCCGAGATAGAAGCCAGACCAATTGTACGCCGCAACCACCGCTGCCGGGGGAGCCTTGGCGTAGGGCCGCGCCGGCAGGTCGGCAGCCGAGGCCGCGGTCGCGACCGAAAGGGCCACACCAGCTAGAAGTAGTTGTTTCATATTCTGTCCCCTGTAGTTGAACACTCGTTTAATCCCCTGCGGGCCCCATCACGGACCGATTGAAGCGGCATGGTGACGTAACGTTCTTGGAAGCGGGCGCGAACGCGCCCAAAAGACTAGACTGCAAGCGACGTTTGCGCGGGTGTGACAACGTCGTTCGCTGATTAACTATAGGACATCCATGCCGGCAAAAATTGGACCGAAGCGCGTCCGCTCATTGACGTCGGCAGGTTGCTATTTCGACGGCAGTGCGGCGAGCTGTGGCGCGAAATGCGTTCGCGATTTGCGCGAGAGGCGAGGCGATGCGTTCGTATGATCGCGGTTGTTGGATTGCTTCGCTGCGCTCGCAATGACGAAGAAAATCGCGACGCACACGCCTCGTCATCCCCGCGCATGCGGGGATCCTGTACGCCGCGGCTTATCGGCTCAATCACTGTCCTCTCCGGAATACTGGATCGCCGTTTGCATCACCGCGGCTTGCGAACGTGAACGTTGATATCGAGATCGATATCGCTGACGCAGGTCTGTGTCGTGCGATGCGAGCGGCCTTCGTGCCAGCGGCCCTCGCGCGCATGGGCATCCTTGACGCCTGCCAGCTTCAGGCAGCGCCATTGCGGCAGAGGGCCTGAGCTTTCGCCGGCGAACTGCCAGGCCAGCACGACCTCTTCGCCGCTCTTGTTGGCGCCGATGATGTGCGGACATAGTTCGCGGCGGCGGCCGTCATAAAAGCAAACCACTTGCCGCGCGCTGAGGATAGCGTTGCGGAAGAAGACATAGGTGACGCTCGGCATTGGGTGTGCCATCTAGGATTGTAAGTTATTCCCTGTATAACCGTAACGAACGATTTTGTTTCCTTGAGATCTGAATCCAATGGCTTACAAACGCAATCGTACGATCAACCTGCCGGCGCCGTACCTGAGGCGAATCTGGCTCGAGCCCTCGCGCATCACAGATCGGGAATCCTATCCGTTCTGCCTGCCGTTGCTGCGCGACGATTTCGACCTGCGCTTCGAGCGGGCCACTACCATCATCGTCGGCGAGAACGGCACCGGCAAATCGACGCTGTTGGAAGGCATCGCGGCGCTGGCCGGCTATGATGAGGCCGGTGGTGGCAAGGGTTACATGCCGGTCGACCATTCATGGGCGCTGGAGAAAATGGGAGGCCAATTGTCCAGCGCGTTGCGGGCGAGTTGGCTGCCCAAGATCACCAATGGATGGTTCTTCCGCGCCGAAAGCTTTTTTTCGGTCGCCCGCTATCTGGACGAGATGGCCCAGCGATATCCGAGGGGAGGAGGCCCGCCACCCGATTTCCTCTCGCATTCCCACGGCGAAGGCTTTTTGCGCTTCTTCGAGGAACGCTGCCAGCGCCAGGGCATCTTCATCTTCGACGAGCCGGAATCGGCGCTGTCGCCCGGGCGTCAGATCGAGTTTTTGAAGCTGATGCGGCGGATGGAGGATATCGGCCATTGCCAGATCATCATGGCCACGCACTCGCCCATGCTGATGGCATACCCGAACGCGACGCTGCTGCGGCTGACGAAATACGGATTGGAGCCGGTGACGCTGAAGGATACCGACCACTACAAGGTCATGCGGGAGTTTTGCGAGGATCCGAAGGGATTCGTGGACGCGGCGATCGCGGAGTGAGGCGAGGTATTGACTTGCCGCACCAGCGGTTTCGCAACAGGGGCGCTTCCGGCCGATGCCACGAACCGGCCTTGTTTGCTGCGAGAATGCGGTAGGATAACAGCAAGCCCGCGCCGGCGGGCCGGTAAGACATTGGGGAAACGCATGAGAGCAACGATTGTAAGAGCTGCGGCAGTGATGGCGGCCCTGGGTGTAGTTGGGGCGGCTTTAACCGCGGCCTGGGCGCATGGGCCGACGCGCCAGAAGGTGCGGGAATCGATCGAGATCAACGCGCCGCCGGCGAAGGTGTGGGCCGCGATCGGCAATTTCCAGGACATGAGCTGGCTGCCGCCCGTCAGCAAGACCGAGGGCGACAAGGGCAATGCGATCGAGGCCACGCGGCGGCTGACGCTGGCCGGTGGAGCGACGGTCGATGAGGAGCTCTACAAATACGATGCCGAGAAGATGACCTATTCGTACCGGATCACCGCCGTCGACGTGAAGGTGCTGCCGGTCACCAACTATTCGTCCACCCTGACGGTTGCGCCGAGCGCCGACGGCAAGGGCAGCAGCCTGGAGTGGGCCGGTGCGTTCTATCGCGGCTTTCCCAACAACGATCCGCCGCCGGAGCTGAACGATCAGGCCGCGGTGAAGGCGGTGAGCGAGCTCTATAAAGCGGGTCTTGAGGCGCTGAAGAAAAAGGTCGAAAGCGGAAGCTGATCGTGCGGGGCCTCGCACTGGCGGCGCTCGTCGCCAGCATCGGCGCAACCTTGGCCGGGCAAGGTTGCGCGGAGGAGGCATTCGTCACCAATCAGCTCAGCGAAAACCTGACGATCGTCGACCTCGCGACGTCGCGGCCAGTCGCGACCATCGCGATCGGCGGCAAGCCGGCCGGCGTCGCTGTGACGCCAGATGGACGCTTCGCCTATGTGACAAGCCCCGACGCCAAGGCGGTTACGGTGGTCGATGCTGTCGCACGCCAGGTCGTCGGCAAGATCAATGTAAGCGGCGGCCCGCTCGGCGTTGCCGTGGCGCCGGATGGCACGGCTGTCTATGTCGCCGACTGGTACGCCGCGGCGGTGCGGGTGATCGATCCGAAGGAGCAACGCGTGGTCGCCGATATCGCGGTCGGCGCCTCGCCGTCGGGGCTTGCGGTAACGCCGGACGGGCGGCTGTTGCTCTCGGCCGACCGCGATGCCGACAGCGTCTCCGTCGTCGATACTTCGACACGCGAACGCCGGGCCACAATCAAGGTCGGCACGCGCCCGTTCGGCATCACCATCGATATGGAGGGGCGGCGCGCCTACACCGCCAATGTCGGATCGAACGACGTCTCCGTGATCGACATTGCCGGTCAAAAGGAGATCGGACGCGTCAAGACGGGTCTGCGCCCCTATGCCGTCGCGCTCGCCCAGGGCCGCGGGTTCGTCACCGACCAGTATGGCGGCACCGTCAGCGTGTTCGATCTCGCGAGCCTCGTGCCGGTCAAGCACATCAATGTCGGCGAGTATCCGGAGGGAATCGCGGCGACGGCGGACGGCCGGCAGATCGTGGTGGCAAACTGGGAGAGCAACTCGATCAGCATTATCGATGCGGCCGAGCTGAAGGTGACCGGCGAGATCAAGGTCGGCGACGGACCAAGGGCGTTCGGAATGTTTCTCAGGCGGTAGGTCGCGGGAAGGTGCGTAGGGCGGGTTAGCCCAACGGGTCCGCGTAACGCGCGGCCCGATGACAGGCTCCGGCGTAACCCGCCGCTCTCGCCGAGCGAGTGGCGTGGCGGATTACGCTTCGCTAATCCGCCCTACAAGCTATAATGCCGGGAAGCAGAGAAGACAGGGAGGTCACCATGCCGCATACCCTGGTGCCCAGTGACCGCGTCGAGCATGTCAGCGTCTACTGCCGCGACGGCACAAGGCTCGGCTCGATCGAACGCCTGATGCTCGACAAGACCAGCGGAACGGTCGCCTACGCCGTGATCAAGACCGGAGGCCTGCTCGGCAGCCACCACCATTGTCCGATAAGGTGGGACGCCCTCCGGTTTGATCCGGCACGTCAGGCCTACCAGACCGACGTCACGCCGGAAGACCTGCGCGCCGGTCCGTCGGAGCTGGATGACGACGCCTTTGATTGGGGCGACCGCTCGCGCCCGCATCCGCGTTACTGGGGCGTATAGTACGTCAGCGCGATTGCCGAAGGCGTGCTCGTGCTGGCGGCGAGAAAGAAAGTGACGGGTTGCTCTTCGGCAATCCGCACTACGTTTGCGGGCGTGAGCAGTATCAATAATCCGGATGGAGCGGACGAATGGACATTCGATCGACGCTGACGGAGCTATGTGAGGCCTTCAACGCGCACGATCTTGATCGCATCATGGCGTTCTTCTCTGACGATTGCATCCTGGAGATGCCAAGGGGAAACAGGCCTTGGGGCGCTCGTTTCGAGGGCAAGCGGAACGTGCGAGAAGCGTTGGCGACACGCTTCGAAGGCTTGCCTGATGTCCATTACGGCAACGGCGAACACTTCGTGGATTCGGCTGCCGATACCGGCATCTCGAGATGGACTCTCACCGGCACCACCCGCGAGGGAGTGAGAAAGGAGGTCCAAGGGTGCGACTTCTATACGTTTCGCAACGGCAAGGTGATCCGCAAGGATTCATATTGGAAGATCGTGGAGTAACAGAACCGCAGGTGGGTAGAGCGAAGCGAAACCCATCATTATTCTTTACCTTGTGGCAAAGTTGATGGGTATCGCTTCGCTCCACCCATCCTACGCGCTGGGGTGATCGGCGCCCCCGCGTTATTAGACGGTGTAGAGTTGCAGCGTCGGTAGGGGCTGTGGCCGCTGCTTCGAACAGGGAAGCTCAAAAGGCGTCTACTCCGCCGCCTCACTAGCCCCCGCACTCTTCCGCGGCTTGCCATCCGCCTTCTTCAGCACCGGTGCCAAAAACTTCCCCGTATAGCTCCGCGGCGCTTTCACGATGTCCTCGGGCGGCCCCCAAGCCACGATCTCTCCGCCGCCGTCGCCGCCTTCTGGGCCGAGGTCGATGACCCAGTCGGCGGTCTTGATGACTTCGAGGTTGTGCTCGATGACGACGACCGTGTTGCCTTGCGCGACCAGCTCGTGCAGCACCTCCAGGAGTTTGGCGACGTCGTGGAAGTGCAGGCCGGTGGTCGGCTCGTCCAGGATATAGAGCGTGCGGCCGGTGGCGCGCTTTGACAGTTCTTTCGCCAACTTGACGCGCTGGGCTTCGCCGCCGGACAGCGTCGTCGCCTGCTGGCCGACATGGATATAGTCCAAGCCGACGCGGTGCAGCGTCTTGAAGGTCTCGCGCACGCGCGGGACGGCCTTGAAGAATTCGGCGGCTTCTTCCACCGTCATGTCGAGCACATCAGAGATCGACTTGCCCTTGAACAGGACTTCCAGGGTCTCGCGGTTGTAGCGCTTGCCCTTGCAGGTGTCACAGGTGACGTAGACGTCGGGCAGAAAGTGCATCTCGATCTTGATGACGCCGTCGCCCTGGCAAGCCTCGCAGCGGCCGCCCTTGACGTTGAAGGAGAAGCGGCCGGGCTCGTAACCGCGCGCCTTGGCTTCGGGCAGGCCGGCGAACCATTCGCGGATCGGCGTGAAGGCGCCAGTATAGGTCGCCGGGTTGGAGCGCGGGGTACGGCCGATCGGGGACTGGTCGATGTCGATGATCTTGTCGATATGCTCGAGACCCTCGATGCGGTCGTGCGGCGCGGCGCCCTCGCTGGCGTTGTTCAGCTTTCGCGCGATGGCGCGGTAGAGCGTGTCGATCAACAGCGTCGACTTGCCGCCGCCGGAGACGCCGGTGACGCAGGTGAAGAGTCCCAGCGGAATTTCCGCCGAGACATTTTTGAGGTTATTGCCGCGGGCGTTGACGACCTTGATGGTGCGCCGATGGTTCGGCGGCCGACGCTCGGGGATCGGCACCGATAACTCCCCCGTGAGATATTTGCCGGTCAGCGACTTCGGATTGCGCATGATGTCTGATGGCGTGCCCTGCGCCACGATGTGGCCGCCATGCATGCCGGCGCCGGGGCCGATGTCGAGCACGTAGTCGGCGAGGCGGATCGCGTCCTCATCATGCTCGACGACGATCACGGTATTGCCGAGGTCGCGCAGCCGCTTTAGCGTTTCCAACAGTCGCGCGTTGTCGCGCTGGTGCAGGCCAATCGAAGGCTCGTCCAGCACGTAGAGCACGCCTGTGAGCCCCGAGCCGATCTGCGATGCCAAACGGATGCGCTGGCTCTCGCCGCCGGACAGCGTACCGGAGGAGCGGGAGAGCGTGAGATAGTTCAGCCCGACATCGAGCAGGAAGGACAGCCGCTCGCGGATCTCCTTCAGCACGCGTCCGGCGATCTCGTTCTGCTGCGCGTTAAGCGCCTTCGGGACGCTTTCAAACCATTCGCCGGCGCGCTTCACCGAGAGTTCGGAGATCTCGCCGATATGCTTGCCGCCGATCTTGACGCAGAGCGCCTCCGGCTTGAGGCGGTGGCCGTTGCAGCCCGCACAGGGGATGTCGGAGAAATACTTGGCCAGTTCCTCGCGCGCCCATTCGCTCTCGGTCTCGCGGTAGCGGCGCTCGAGATTGGTGATGACGCCCTCGAACGGTTTCTTGGTGTCGTAGGAGCGCACCCCGTCCTCATAGGAGAACTTGATCTCGTCGTCGCCGGAGCCGTACAGCAGCGCGGCCTGCGTCTTCTTCGGCAGGTCCTTCCACTTGGTATCGAGCGTGAACTTGTAGAACTTGCCGAGCGCGGTCAGCGTCTGGATGTAATAGGGCGAGGAGGACTTGGCCCACGGCGCAATCGCGCCCTTGCGCAGGGTCAGCTCCTTGTCGGGGATGACGAGGTCTTCGTCGATATGCTGCTCGACGCCGAGGCCGCCGCAGGCTGGGCAGGCGCCATAGGGGTTGTTGAACGAGAACAGCCGCGGCTCGATCTCGGGGATCGTGAAGCCTGATACGGGGCAGGCGAATTTTTCCGAGAACAGGATGCGCTCGGGCCCGCTCTTGTCGTGGATCTTGGCGGTCTTCTTGTCGGACTTCTTCTCCTCGGTCGCCGCCGGCGCGTCGGCATATTCGATCACAGCCAAGCCTTCGGCGAGCTTGAGCGCAGTCTCAAAGCTCTCAGCGAGGCGCTGGCCGAGGTCGGGGCGCACCACGATGCGGTCGACCACGACGTCGATGTCGTGCGGGAATTTCTTGTCGAGGGTAGGCGGGTCCGACAGTTCATAGAAGGTGCCGTCGATCTTGACGCGCTGAAAGCCCTTCTTGAGCCATTCGGAGAGCTCCTTCTTGTACTCGCCCTTGCGGCCGCGCACGACCGGCGCCAGCAGATAGAGGCGGATGCCCTCAGGCAGCGTCAGCACGCGGTCGACCATCTGCGAGACCACCTGGCTTTCAATCGGCAGTCCCGTGGCCGGCGAATAGGGCACGCCGACGCGCGCCCATAAGAGGCGCATGTAGTCGTAGATCTCCGTGACGGTGCCGACGGTCGAGCGGGGATTCTTGGACGTCGTCTTCTGCTCGATCGAGATCGCCGGCGACAGCCCGTCGATCTGGTCGACATCCGGCTTCTGCATCATCTCCAGGAACTGGCGCGCATAGGCCGAGAGCGATTCGACGTAGCGGCGCTGACCCTCGGCATAGATGGTGTCGAAGGCGAGCGAGGATTTGCCGGAGCCGGAAAGGCCGGTGAACACGACGAGTTTGTCGCGGGGAATCTCGAGATCGACGTTCTTGAGATTATGCTCGCGCGCCCCGCGAATGGTGATCGCACGCGATGCGGAGCCGGCGGTCTGTTGGCGCTTCGCCCTTAGCACTTCATCCATATCGGCATTTCCAGGCGCGCAGGTCGCGCACCGAGTTGGGCGCGCATGGCCAGGCGGGAAACCGGGATCAGGCGCCGATGATTGAAAGTCGGAACATAGGAAGAACGGTAAGGAATTTCCAGTGCCGTGCGCGAATCATCAACGGATTGTTTTGCGCTATCAGTGTTTTGGCAGCAGCGGTCAGCAGGTGGATGCGGAATGGCGCAAAAGAAAAGCCTCCGTTCCGGATGTGGAACGGAGGCTGTTTAGCAAGAAAGCTGAAGGCTCTTGTTTGAACGCGGTTCTTGAAGGAGCGGCGATAGCTTCTCCGGTCGCGCACTTAGAAGTGGTAGTTCACACCAACTTGGACGCTGTGCAGGTTGAGTTCTCCGGTCGCCAAGCCCCCTGGAACGGCGGCGGTGAAGTAGTTCTGGCTCTCGAAGCTGCGATAGAGGTACTCGGCCTTGACCGACCACTTCGGCGCGAACATCACCTCGACACCGGCACCAGCGGCCCATCCGGAGTGGATCTTGCTGTCCGATACGCTCGCGCCAAGCGCCGAGAGTGTCAGGCGATTGTCGGCCCAAGCATAGCCGGCGGTGCCGTAGACCAGTACTTGGTCGAAAGCGTAGCCGACGCGGCCACGCACCGTGCCCATGTCGCGGATCCGGGTCTCGACCGCGGCGACAGCCGGGTTGCCCACCCTTGCGCCGATATCTGCCCAGGCGGCATCGGCCTCGATGCCGAGAACGACGTTGCCCATCTGCCAGTTGTAACCAGCAGTGCCGCCGGCGAAACCGCCGCTGATTGAGCCGATGCCATCGCCGTTTTCGCTGGCGTAGCCGCCCATCGCGCCGAGGTAGAAGCCGGTCCAGTTGTTGATCGCAATCGCTGCGGCGGGCGCCTTGGTATAGGGTCTTGCACCAAGATCGGCGGCGATCGCGGGCGCCATCCCAAGCGCGATCAAGCCAGTGGTCGTCAGCAGAATCTTTTTCACTTTTCTTTCCTTTCGCGGCTCTCGAACGCAACTCCCTCAGCCGTCAATTTGAGGTTGCTCCTGCGTATAGCCGAGGTGCCGCCGGATTCCTGTCTCCCGAAAACCACATCCGCGGCAAATGTAGGTAATATGCAACCGTCGCGAGTGGCACGGTTCCAAAATACAACCAAACAAAAAGGCCGGCGTAACGCCGGCCTTTCCGTATTCCCGTGTTGCAGCAGTGATCAGTACTTTGCGATGACCGGGCCGCCCCAGCGATAGTTGACGCGAACGGTGACGAGATCGACGTCCTGGCGGATCCGATCGCTGCCGAAGGGGAGGGCCCCCACGGTGGTGACAAAGTTGTGGGTGCGGTCCTGCATGAACAGATGGTTGTATTCGACACCGGCCGACCAGTTGGGAGCAAAGCCGAATTCAAGGCCCGCACCGACCACGCCACCCCAGCGGGTGTCGTCACCGGTGGTAGCAACCACGGCGTTCGTCGCAGCATCACGGATGCGGAAGCGATCCGCCGTAACGGCCGCACCGCCCTTGACATAGAACAGAACGTTATTGGCGGCCCAGCCGACCTGGCCCGTGATCAGGCCGAACGCATCGATGCGCGATTCGTTGCGGAGCGTCGCATCGAACAGGCTCACATTGCTGCCCCTGAAGTCGGCCCAGTTGCCCTGGCCTTCAAGGCCGAACACCCAGGTGCCGGTCTGCCAGCGATAACCGAGCTGACCGCCGGCGGTGCCGCCGGTTGCGTCGTGGCAGCCTTCGGGAAAGGCCGGAACGACAGGAGCCACGCCGTCATTGGTGAGATCCCAACACTTGTGGCTCGAACCCCAACCGCCGTTGGCGCCGATGTAGAAGCCGCTCCAGTCATACACAGCAGCGATCGGAGCAGGCGGCGCCTTGGTGTAGGGGCGCGCCGCAAGGTCGGCGGCCGCTGCAGGCGCGGCGAACGCGATGAAAGCAACTGTACCCAATAGAACCTTCTTCATGGTGTCTATCTCCAGATATTGTCCGCTTCTGTGGTCCCCGAAGCGTCCGTGGTGACGCGAGCGCCGCGCCGCTGGATGTATTTGATATCGCGACTCGCCCAGAAATGGCGTCTCCAAAAAGCCACACCGAAAAACCAAGTGTGTGGAACCAAGCTAATGATTT includes:
- the uvrA gene encoding excinuclease ABC subunit UvrA, producing MDEVLRAKRQQTAGSASRAITIRGAREHNLKNVDLEIPRDKLVVFTGLSGSGKSSLAFDTIYAEGQRRYVESLSAYARQFLEMMQKPDVDQIDGLSPAISIEQKTTSKNPRSTVGTVTEIYDYMRLLWARVGVPYSPATGLPIESQVVSQMVDRVLTLPEGIRLYLLAPVVRGRKGEYKKELSEWLKKGFQRVKIDGTFYELSDPPTLDKKFPHDIDVVVDRIVVRPDLGQRLAESFETALKLAEGLAVIEYADAPAATEEKKSDKKTAKIHDKSGPERILFSEKFACPVSGFTIPEIEPRLFSFNNPYGACPACGGLGVEQHIDEDLVIPDKELTLRKGAIAPWAKSSSPYYIQTLTALGKFYKFTLDTKWKDLPKKTQAALLYGSGDDEIKFSYEDGVRSYDTKKPFEGVITNLERRYRETESEWAREELAKYFSDIPCAGCNGHRLKPEALCVKIGGKHIGEISELSVKRAGEWFESVPKALNAQQNEIAGRVLKEIRERLSFLLDVGLNYLTLSRSSGTLSGGESQRIRLASQIGSGLTGVLYVLDEPSIGLHQRDNARLLETLKRLRDLGNTVIVVEHDEDAIRLADYVLDIGPGAGMHGGHIVAQGTPSDIMRNPKSLTGKYLTGELSVPIPERRPPNHRRTIKVVNARGNNLKNVSAEIPLGLFTCVTGVSGGGKSTLLIDTLYRAIARKLNNASEGAAPHDRIEGLEHIDKIIDIDQSPIGRTPRSNPATYTGAFTPIREWFAGLPEAKARGYEPGRFSFNVKGGRCEACQGDGVIKIEMHFLPDVYVTCDTCKGKRYNRETLEVLFKGKSISDVLDMTVEEAAEFFKAVPRVRETFKTLHRVGLDYIHVGQQATTLSGGEAQRVKLAKELSKRATGRTLYILDEPTTGLHFHDVAKLLEVLHELVAQGNTVVVIEHNLEVIKTADWVIDLGPEGGDGGGEIVAWGPPEDIVKAPRSYTGKFLAPVLKKADGKPRKSAGASEAAE
- a CDS encoding outer membrane beta-barrel protein; amino-acid sequence: MKKVLLGTVAFIAFAAPAAAADLAARPYTKAPPAPIAAVYDWSGFYIGANGGWGSSHKCWDLTNDGVAPVVPAFPEGCHDATGGTAGGQLGYRWQTGTWVFGLEGQGNWADFRGSNVSLFDATLRNESRIDAFGLITGQVGWAANNVLFYVKGGAAVTADRFRIRDAATNAVVATTGDDTRWGGVVGAGLEFGFAPNWSAGVEYNHLFMQDRTHNFVTTVGALPFGSDRIRQDVDLVTVRVNYRWGGPVIAKY
- a CDS encoding outer membrane protein gives rise to the protein MKKILLTTTGLIALGMAPAIAADLGARPYTKAPAAAIAINNWTGFYLGAMGGYASENGDGIGSISGGFAGGTAGYNWQMGNVVLGIEADAAWADIGARVGNPAVAAVETRIRDMGTVRGRVGYAFDQVLVYGTAGYAWADNRLTLSALGASVSDSKIHSGWAAGAGVEVMFAPKWSVKAEYLYRSFESQNYFTAAVPGGLATGELNLHSVQVGVNYHF